The proteins below are encoded in one region of Megalops cyprinoides isolate fMegCyp1 chromosome 14, fMegCyp1.pri, whole genome shotgun sequence:
- the orc4 gene encoding origin recognition complex subunit 4 isoform X1 produces the protein MSKRKSKDSHFTVGECVSQVQRLLRERFCHQQLPTRPLGMESQHKHLLELLRRTAVHGESNSVLIVGPRGAGKTMLLNCVLKELLEVNEVKKNVLLVHLNGLLQTDDRIALKEITRQLHLENVVGDKVFGSFAENLAFLLEALKKGDRSTSRPVLFTLDEFDLFAHHKNQTLLYNLLDISQSAQTPVAVVGLTCRLDVLELLEKRVKSRFSHRQIHLLSPLRFNRYLEIVQQQLSLPSDFPDHKFCEDWNASVKALCEDKSAEAVLQKHFNASKDFRSLHMLLMLALSRVTVSNPAIRPADLLEASRLCTADSKANVLHGLSILELCLIIAMKHLNDIYDGEPFNFQMVHNEFKKFIQRKSHSVHNFEKPVVIKAFEHLQQLELIKPMDGSTAKTQKEYQLVKLMLDHSQIMEALQKYPQCPTDVKQWAVSAFG, from the exons ATGAGCAAACGAAAGTCGAAGGACAGCCACTTCACAGTTGGAGAATGCGTCTCACAG GTGCAGAGATTACTACGAGAGCGCTTCTGTCATCAGCAGCTTCCCACGAGGCCACTAGGGATGGAATCGCAACACAA ACACTTGCTGGAGCTATTGAGGAGGACAGCTGTTCATGGGGAGAGTAATTCAGTACTCATCGTGGGACCCAGGGGAGCTGGGAAGACAATG CTTCTGAACTGTGTACTGAAAGAGCTTCTGGAAGTGAATGAAGTAAAGAAGAATGTTTTACTGGTTCACTTGAATG GTCTGCTTCAAACTGATGACAGGATAGCCCTGAAAGAAATCACTCGCCAGCTTCACCTGGAGAATGTTGTTGGGGACAAGGTCTTT GGGAGTTTTGCTGAGAACCTGGCCTTTCTGCTGGAGGCTTTGAAGAAAG GTGACCGTAGCACCAGTCGCCCTGTGCTTTTCACCCTGGATGAGTTTGACCTCTTCGCCCATCACAAGAACCAGACGCTCCTCTACAACCTCCTGGACATCTCACAGTCTGCCCAGACGCCCGTCGCCGTGGTGGGCCTCACCTGTCGCCTG GACgtcctggagctgctggagaagaggGTGAAGTCCCGGTTCTCCCACAGGCAGATCCACCTGCTGAGCCCGCTGCGGTTCAACCGTTACCTGGAGAtcgtgcagcagcagctgagcctTCCTTCGGACTTCCCCGACCACAAGTTCTGCGAGGACTGGAACGCCAGCGTCAAG GCATTGTGTGAAGACAAATCAGCAGAGGCCGTCTTACAGAAGCATTTTAACGCCAGCAAAGACTTCCGATCTCTGCACATGCTGTTG ATGCTGGCCTTGAGTCGAGTGACCGTGTCCAACCCAGCTATCAGACCCGCTGATCTGCTTGAGGCCAGCCGGCTCTGCACCGCCGACTCAAAAGCCAATGTTCTGCATG GTCTGTCCATTCTGGAGCTTTGCTTGATCATCGCCATGAAACACCTCAATGACATATATGACGGCGAGCCCTTCAACTTTCAGATGGTCCACAACG AATTCAAGaaatttattcaaagaaaatcTCATTCGGTTCATAATTTCGAGAAGCCAGTGGTTATCAAG GCCTTTGAGCACTTGCAGCAGTTGGAACTGATCAAGCCGATGGATGGATCCACTGCTAAAACCCAGAAGGAGTACCAGCTGGTGAAGCTGATGCTGGACCACAGCCAGATCATGGAGGCCCTACAGaaatacccacaatgccccacTGATGTCAAACAGTGGGCTGTTTCTGCTTTTGGCTGA
- the orc4 gene encoding origin recognition complex subunit 4 isoform X2, translating into MESQHKHLLELLRRTAVHGESNSVLIVGPRGAGKTMLLNCVLKELLEVNEVKKNVLLVHLNGLLQTDDRIALKEITRQLHLENVVGDKVFGSFAENLAFLLEALKKGDRSTSRPVLFTLDEFDLFAHHKNQTLLYNLLDISQSAQTPVAVVGLTCRLDVLELLEKRVKSRFSHRQIHLLSPLRFNRYLEIVQQQLSLPSDFPDHKFCEDWNASVKALCEDKSAEAVLQKHFNASKDFRSLHMLLMLALSRVTVSNPAIRPADLLEASRLCTADSKANVLHGLSILELCLIIAMKHLNDIYDGEPFNFQMVHNEFKKFIQRKSHSVHNFEKPVVIKAFEHLQQLELIKPMDGSTAKTQKEYQLVKLMLDHSQIMEALQKYPQCPTDVKQWAVSAFG; encoded by the exons ATGGAATCGCAACACAA ACACTTGCTGGAGCTATTGAGGAGGACAGCTGTTCATGGGGAGAGTAATTCAGTACTCATCGTGGGACCCAGGGGAGCTGGGAAGACAATG CTTCTGAACTGTGTACTGAAAGAGCTTCTGGAAGTGAATGAAGTAAAGAAGAATGTTTTACTGGTTCACTTGAATG GTCTGCTTCAAACTGATGACAGGATAGCCCTGAAAGAAATCACTCGCCAGCTTCACCTGGAGAATGTTGTTGGGGACAAGGTCTTT GGGAGTTTTGCTGAGAACCTGGCCTTTCTGCTGGAGGCTTTGAAGAAAG GTGACCGTAGCACCAGTCGCCCTGTGCTTTTCACCCTGGATGAGTTTGACCTCTTCGCCCATCACAAGAACCAGACGCTCCTCTACAACCTCCTGGACATCTCACAGTCTGCCCAGACGCCCGTCGCCGTGGTGGGCCTCACCTGTCGCCTG GACgtcctggagctgctggagaagaggGTGAAGTCCCGGTTCTCCCACAGGCAGATCCACCTGCTGAGCCCGCTGCGGTTCAACCGTTACCTGGAGAtcgtgcagcagcagctgagcctTCCTTCGGACTTCCCCGACCACAAGTTCTGCGAGGACTGGAACGCCAGCGTCAAG GCATTGTGTGAAGACAAATCAGCAGAGGCCGTCTTACAGAAGCATTTTAACGCCAGCAAAGACTTCCGATCTCTGCACATGCTGTTG ATGCTGGCCTTGAGTCGAGTGACCGTGTCCAACCCAGCTATCAGACCCGCTGATCTGCTTGAGGCCAGCCGGCTCTGCACCGCCGACTCAAAAGCCAATGTTCTGCATG GTCTGTCCATTCTGGAGCTTTGCTTGATCATCGCCATGAAACACCTCAATGACATATATGACGGCGAGCCCTTCAACTTTCAGATGGTCCACAACG AATTCAAGaaatttattcaaagaaaatcTCATTCGGTTCATAATTTCGAGAAGCCAGTGGTTATCAAG GCCTTTGAGCACTTGCAGCAGTTGGAACTGATCAAGCCGATGGATGGATCCACTGCTAAAACCCAGAAGGAGTACCAGCTGGTGAAGCTGATGCTGGACCACAGCCAGATCATGGAGGCCCTACAGaaatacccacaatgccccacTGATGTCAAACAGTGGGCTGTTTCTGCTTTTGGCTGA